The following are encoded in a window of Parafrankia discariae genomic DNA:
- a CDS encoding Hsp20/alpha crystallin family protein, producing the protein MLVRTDPFRELDRLSQQVFGALGTVARPTGMPIDAWREGEEFVAEFDLPGVDPATVDLDVERNVLTVRAERPALKGDREVLVAERPRGVFSRQLILGDNLDTEKITASYHAGVLTLRIPVAEKARPRKIAIDMSSDDRRAIHA; encoded by the coding sequence ATGTTGGTGCGCACCGACCCGTTCCGGGAGCTGGATCGGCTGAGCCAGCAGGTGTTCGGCGCCCTGGGCACGGTGGCCCGGCCGACCGGGATGCCGATCGACGCGTGGCGCGAGGGTGAGGAGTTCGTGGCGGAGTTCGATCTGCCCGGGGTGGACCCCGCCACCGTGGATCTGGACGTCGAACGCAACGTGCTGACCGTGCGGGCGGAACGTCCGGCGCTGAAGGGGGACCGCGAGGTCCTGGTCGCCGAGCGGCCCCGCGGAGTGTTCAGCCGCCAGTTGATCCTGGGCGACAACCTGGACACGGAGAAGATCACCGCCAGCTACCACGCCGGCGTGTTGACCCTCCGTATCCCGGTCGCGGAAAAGGCCAGGCCCCGGAAGATCGCGATCGACATGTCCAGCGACGACCGCCGGGCCATCCACGCCTGA